The Drosophila teissieri strain GT53w chromosome X, Prin_Dtei_1.1, whole genome shotgun sequence genome has a segment encoding these proteins:
- the LOC122625142 gene encoding uncharacterized protein LOC122625142 isoform X1, which yields MLQNSNAAAAAHSAAQAASAVATPAAAAAAASAAAAAAAAAAAAAANNAALAASSIQPKLIVIRRRPNQGFGFTLRHFIAYPPEDDQASASGLASGSASASATAATAASVSANWPQEASSAAGSSSGSSSSVGVAGITGLEPTSPTSLPPYQVKAMETIFIKEVQANGPAHYANLQTGDRVLMVNNQPIAGIAYSTIVSMIKQTPAVLTLHVVPKECDVLQMHYTSIAHTPESNRLTMSTHSPSLLANGSHKTTFPAAAAAAAAAVAAPPHQHQQQQQLISYPAVAAVTTSSPAGSPQSQSHSHPNPHHAPSLHGGSRSGSITSTASGGITILSQPFYPQQQQQQQQQHRHPALTGGSSSIDFGDMAHGLRQHQQQQQQQQQQQQQHLYQQQQQHHQFMRANQPPNLTVLSASSATTTPTPTARQPKSATSHNQALYAVGAGPSSAAGSGSGSLSGGSENSDLMIRLRESIKQKEEFLKSPVPASMTSASSINGNQAQSSSPAQQQHLQQHQQHFFPSHTPPGGVQVVVPPPRSRHQVMLKQQQQQQQQHHVLGYDMYHSGGKLVQRSSTAPGSVCHHHQQQQQQHQQQQQHHHYHQQQHQQLQQTQHRQVMINNNAKYAKDLDYFETLQETGVTNKVFERKLVSHMSKGFDPFKPLSINTSALESSASTSSTTATTTVKKQSVLYESLQQHPLAKYHQTQQQTTTTTTVDGQTSSRMELHKATLANATIDPVPVGSSKFVAQPDKPSAGSSVATLADIAESSAAAIVDSAAGSGHVVRRYKPLSSSSFDEGKPMRRISYLRATNNETDFNAEAAAGGDAAATGASGSASATAPSSASAPGPTPTPSSAPAAVAAPAPAPAPLPISIPIPVAAVVEPQKTKSLVEEHPDPTYDVIGGTGGGHEFIETPNGLEDVRLSAHGSRRASMSSDMRSSIHIDAELNGKYVPNELEAFETEIEIKSSCINGKRMSEYRSWRQVKLEIKGDLLRIYSGRHAKSEHNVIELDIRNFKFFDESMDKKKYLIRMQSKPSPSGAHLASLGNELNLDEGHDKLLTSSGSSSANEPTANSASALTASTSSSTCSSGPYTEILFKTKSSNEMKRLFGLLQWKDSLNYDDNEHQPQGKQLAEPQKTVASASYLDDVQGAASAADSSPLSSHSGGIADASGSHHVSALPAAAAIVAATSDSISPVMKARKSSSHKHIPDKDLGSPKSKNWKDLLFRRGGSGSGGVSHHDLASPSACAAKQIGSIGVPLRSCPMSKVNAYVPHLVEVCTNIVETKGLGVVGIYRIPGNKAAISELSELVNTKDFQFESCASDDRWEDVNVVSSLLKLFIRSLPDALMPASYYINFIEADKKFGLERIVLLREIVESLPRHPYETMKHLIRHLCRVSGNCDVNRMEPKNLAIIFGPSIIRTPNDTLETAVKDMKHQCRIVELLVTQYDYFFEGGSLPDLAEVSGGTAAISAAQPQQQTQEDQTSMLLHNLSKIERITERETTRTSRFMPQLRRKTHGKRSAVNSDTYSGESVLVSGSSSNTNTTTTTTHTTSSTSSSNTITTTISTTTIQQRRAQRKAVQSICDQALILLLPTPVSSVSLPFQSLDYAKASASASASASSTASTSSSSTLHSGKASASSSSSSTTKFSSSSSSSTTAVAISSSISATSSKLLSANFKKRSTGGFLGSRSSHQTRKASLDEKDSGQSSGSLGHSLGVGINLAKEQQRSSVDISILLTDDDSSSRLSDTGSMSLTTITDTLDSKLRNLRSGSESNDENGSPEFPKNRRHTLGQPLHMHSENIPYADESPERLFHQFCNPLETAPLSLHLSRSCTATNTIGGDEKPSKQSAGVAPLPPSLLKAAHKLQHSATVPIHQGSSTAPTSGAATPVGTPTGSSGAGAIPSRSSSSSVTTLTKSIHPRFSNYLSYERGNAAAGGAERVVASAGGAASEDDSEGSTTSDPKEKLLLGERPSPSFFIERYNKKRRDHRLFRSASFNCRNYSTRHITAQPSGGVATGVSGGVAGAVAVGVACCQALSTTGLTKDEKTDMNLTKKRQIQNKQNRSIKRRHTVGGPHDYSASNGGCSNHSHGHDLAAINYNHHNRHHQQQLLKLGSATSGGGGSGAAAAETTTTTTTTTTVLRRLGTGQAAAEASVALPGSSSGSGSNNNNSPQSDGSNGNGGGVAGVASGAPPTGVGVGGNNSSGSSSNSSSTSTTPAGNGDQVLEVGIRIKNLNRGRF from the exons ATGTTACAAAACTCGAACGCCGCTGCCGCAGCGCATTCGGCAGCGCAGGCGGCCTCAGCGGTGGCGACtccggcagcggcggcagcagcggcatccgcagcagctgctgctgcagcggcggcggcggctgcagcgGCCAACAACGCCGCCCTGGCCGCCTCCtccatccagcccaagctcATCGTCATCCGCCGGCGACCGAACCAGGGATTCGGCTTCACGCTGCGCCACTTCATCGCCTATCCGCCGGAAGATGACCAGGCATCGGCATCGGGTTTGGCATCGGGATCGGCATCGGCTtcggcgacagcagcaacggcGGCATCGGTATCGGCCAACTGGCCACAG GAAGCCTCCAGTGCggcgggcagcagcagcggcagcagcagcagcgtcgGCGTCGCCGGGATCACCGGTTTGGAGCCAACGTcgccgacgtcgctgccgccgTACCAAGTGAAAGCGATGGAGACCATTTTCATCAAAGAGGTGCAGGCGAACGGACCGGCCCACTACGCCAACCTGCAGACGGGCGACCGCGTGCTGATGGTCAACAACCAGCCGATCGCTGGCATCGCCTACAGCACCATCGTCTCGATGATCAAGCAGACGCCGGCGGTCCTCACGCTGCACGTGGTGCCCAAGGAGTGCGATGTCCTGCAGATG CACTATACGAGCATTGCCCACACGCCGGAGTCGAATCGCCTGACCATGTCGACGCACTCGCCCTCGCTGCTGGCCAACGGCTCCCACAAGACCACATttccagcggcagcagcagcagcagcagcagcagttgcagcaccaccgcatcagcatcagcagcagcaacagttgatCTCATATCCCGCTGTTGCAGCCGTGACCACATCATCGCCGGCAGGATCgccgcaatcgcaatcgcactCGCACCCCAACCCCCATCATGCACCATCCCTGCACGGAGGCAGTCGATCGGGCAGCATCACCAGCACGGCCAGCGGAGGCATCACCATCCTGAGTCAGCCGTTCTacccacagcagcagcagcagcagcagcagcaacatcgtcACCCAGCGCTGActggcggcagcagcagcatcgatTTCGGGGACATGGCACATGGACTgcggcagcatcagcagcaacaacaacagcagcagcagcagcaacagcaacatctgtaccagcagcagcaacagcatcaccAGTTTATGCG tGCTAATCAGCCGCCAAATCTAACAGTATTATCGGCCAGCTCGGCaacgaccacgcccacacccaccGCCCGCCAGCCCAAGTCCGCGACGAGCCACAACCAGGCGTTGTATGCAGTTGGCGCGGGTCCGAGCTCAGCAGCCGGATCTGGGTCGGGATCCCTTTCGGGGGGCAGTGAGAACAGCGACCTGATGATCCGACTGCGCGAGTCCATCAagcagaaggaggagttcCTTAAGTCGCCGGTGCCCGCCTCCATGACCTCCGCCTCCTCGATCAACGGCAACCAGGCGCAATCCTCATCGCcggcacagcagcaacacctgcagcagcaccagcagcacttCTTTCCCTCGCACACGCCGCCCGGTGGTGTCCAAGTGGTGGTGCCTCCGCCGCGCAGTCGCCATCAAGTGATgctcaagcagcagcagcagcaacagcagcaacaccatgTCCTTGGCTACGACATGTACCACTCCGGTGGTAAGCTGGTGCAGCGGTCTTCCACGGCTCCCGGCAGTGtgtgccaccaccaccagcagcagcagcagcaacatcagcagcagcagcaacaccaccactaccaccaacagcaacatcagcagctccagcagacGCAACATCGCCAGGTGATGatcaacaacaatgccaagtACGCCAAGGATCTGGACTATTTCGAGACATTGCAGGAGACGGGAGTCACCAATAAGGT CTTTGAGCGCAAGCTGGTGTCACACATGTCCAAGGGATTCGATCCGTTCAAGCCGCTGTCGATCAACACCAGCGCCCTGGAGTCCTCCGCCAGCACGTCGAGCACTACGGCCACCACGACGGTGAAGAAGCAAAGTGTGCTGTACGAGTCcctgcagcagcatccgctGGCCAAGTACCATCAGACGCAGCAGcaaacgacaacgacgacgacggtgGATGGGCAGACGAGCAGCCGGATGGAGCTGCACAAGGCGACACTGGCGAACGCCACCATCGATCCGGTGCCAGTGGGCTCCAGCA AGTTTGTGGCGCAGCCGGATAAGCCGTCCGCGGGTTCCTCCGTTGCCACCTTGGCGGACATTGCCGAGAGCAGTG CGGCAGCCATTGTGGACAGTGCGGCGGGAAGCGGCCACGTTGTGCGGCGCTACAAACCATTATCCTCCAGCTCCTTCGACGAGGGCAAACCAATGCGTAGGATCTCCTACCTGCGGGCAACCAACAATGAGACCGACTTCAATGCGGAGGCTGCCGCCGGCGGAGATGCCGCGGCAACAGGGGCATCAGGATCAGCATCCGCAACGGCACCTTCATCTGCATCTGCACCTGgacccacgcccacgccctcgtccgctccagctgcagttgcagctccagctccagcaccTGCACCCCTGCCCATTTCGATCCCCATTCCGGTGGCTGCAGTCGTGGAGCCGCAAAAGACGAAGTCCCTGGTGGAGGAGCATCCGGATCCCACCTACGATGTGATTGGAGGCACGGGTGGTGGCCACGAGTTCATTGAGACGCCGAACGGCCTAGAGGATGTGCGTCTGTCGGCCCACGGGAGTAGGAGGGCCTCTATGAGCAGCGACATGCGAAGCAG CATCCACATTGATGCCGAGTTGAATGGCAAGTACGTGCCAAACGAACTGGAGGCCTTTGAGACGGAAATCGAGATCAAGTCCTCTTGCATCAACGGAAAA CGCATGTCCGAATACCGATCATGGCGTCAGGTGAAGCTGGAGATCAAGGGAGATCTGCTGCGAATCTACTCAGGCCGCCATGCCAAATCGGAGCACAAT GTGATAGAACTTGATATTAGAAACTTTAAGTTCTTCGACGAGTCGATGGATAAGAAGAAATACTTGATCCGAATGCAGTCGAAGCCATCGCCCAGTGGAGCGCATTTGGCCTCCTTGGGCAACGAGTTAAACCTGGACGAGGGTCACGACAAGCTGCTAACCTCGTCGGGCAGCAGCAGTGCGAATGAACCCACTGCTAACTCAGCATCGGCCCTGACCGCATCCACCTCCTCGTCCACCTGCAGCAGCGGTCCTTACACGGAGATCCTATTCAAGACGAAGAGCAGCAACGAGATGAAGCGTCTGTTTGGACTACTGCAGTGGAAGGACAGCCTCAACTACGATGATAAT GAGCACCAGCCACAAGGCAAGCAGTTGGCAGAACCGCAGAAAACAGTGGCCAGCGCCAGCTATCTGGATGATGTCCAAGGTGCAGCGAGTGCAGCCGACAGCTCACCCTTGAGCTCCCATTCGGGTGGCATTGCAGACGCCAGTGGCAGTCACCATGTTTCCGCGCTACCAGCAGCTGCGgctattgttgctgccaccAGCGACTCCATCTCGCCGGTGATGAAGGCAAGGAAATCCTCTTCGCACAAGCATATACCTGATAAGGATTTGGGTTCGCCCAAATCGAAGAACTGGAAGGATTTGCTCTTCCGCCgtggcggcagtggcagcggcggAGTGTCGCATCACGACTTGGCCTCGCCATCCGCCTGTGCAGCCAAGCAGATTGGCTCCATTGGCGTTCCCCTGCGCAGCTGCCCCATGTCAAAGGTCAATGCCTATGTACCGCATCTGGTAGAGGTGTGCACGAACATTGTGGAGACGAAGGGTCTGGGCGTGGTTGGCATCTATCGCATACCCGGAAACAAGGCCGCCATATCGGAGCTGTCCGAACTGGTCAACACCAAAGACTTTCAGTTCGAGAGTTGTGCTAGCGATGACCGCTGGGAGGATGTGAATGTGGTGAGCAGTCTGCTCAAGTTGTTTATCCGCAGTCTGCCCGATGCCTTGATGCCGGCAAGTTACTACATCAACTTCATTGAGGCGGACAAGAAGTTTGGCTTGGAGAGAATTGTTCTGCTGCGCGAGATTGTGGAATCGTTGCCACGTCATCCCTACGAGACAATGAAGCACTTGATTCGGCATCTGTGCCGAGTAAGTGGCAACTGCGATGTGAACCGCATGGAGCCCAAGAACCTTGCCATCATATTCGGGCCATCGATAATCAGAACGCCGAACGATACCCTGGAAACGGCAGTCAAGGACATGAAGCATCAGTGCCGCATCGTCGAGCTTTTGGTCACACAG TACGACTACTTCTTTGAGGGCGGCAGTCTGCCGGATTTAGCCGAAGTAAGCGGCGGTACCGCTGCTATAAGCGCCGctcagccgcagcagcagacgCAGGAGGATCAGACGAGCATGCTGCTGCACAACCTGTCGAAGATCGAGCGGATCACAGAGCGCGAAACCACGCGCACCTCGCGCTTTATGCCGCAGCTCAGACGAAAGACCCATGGCAAGCGGAGCGCCGTTAACTCGGACACGTACTCCGGCGAGAGCGTTCTGGTAAGCGGGAGCTCctccaacaccaacaccaccaccaccaccacccacaccacaAGTAGCACAAGTAGTAGCAACACCATCACCACaaccatcagcaccaccaccatccaGCAGCGACGGGCGCAGCGCAAGGCTGTGCAGAGCATTTGCGACCAGGCTCTaatcctgctcctgcccacACCCGTTTCTTCCGTCTCTCTTCCCTTTCAGTCGTTGGACTACGCCAAGGCGTCCGCCTCTGCCTCGGCATCCGCCAGCAGCACCGCCAGTACCTCCAGCAGTTCGACGCTTCACAGCGGCAAGGCATCCGCCTCATCCTCTTCCAGTTCCACCACCAAGTTCAgctcatcgtcatcgtcgtcaaCAACGGCTGTGGCGATTTCTTCCTCCATCTCGGCGACTTCCTCCAAGTTGTTGAGTGCCAATTTTAAGAAGCGAAGCACGGGAGGTTTCCTGGGCTCAAGATCATCGCACCAGACACGCAAGGCCAGCTTGGACGAAAAGGACTCAGGACAGTCGTCTGGCAGCCTTGGCCACAGTTTGGGAGTAGGTATCAATCTGGCCAAGGAACAACAGCGCAGCAGCGTGGACATATCCATTCTGCTAACGGACGACGACTCTAGCAGCAGGCTAAGCGATACGG GTTCCATGTCGCTGACAACCATTACGGACACACTGGACAGCAAGCTACGCAACCTGCGCAGCGGCTCCGAATCGAACGATGAGAATGGATCGCCCGAGTTTCCCAAGAACCGGCGGCACACCTTGGGCCAGCCACTGCACATGCACTCCGAGAACATTCCGTATGCGGACGAGTCGCCTGAGCGGCTGTTCCATCAGTTTTGCAATCCCCTTGAGACAGCCCCCCTATCCCTGCACCTGAGCCGCTCCTGCACGGCCACCAATACAATTGGCGGCGATGAAAAGCCCTCAAAGCAGTCGGCTGGAGTTGCGCCACTACCACCAAGTTTGCTTAAAGCGGCACATAAGTTACAGCACTCAGCCACGGTGCCCATTCATCAAGGAAGCTCCACTGCACCAACTAGCGGAGCAGCCACGCCCGTCGGCACGCCGACCGGGAGCAGTGGGGCCGGCGCTATTCCCTCGCGCAGCTCCTCGAGCAGTGTCACTACGCTAACCAAAAGCATACATCCCAGGTTCAGTAACTATCTAAGCTACGAAAGAGGCAACGCAGCCGCTGGAGGCGCTGAAAGGGTGGTGGCATCCGCCGGAGGAGCTGCCTCCGAGGACGACTCCGAGGGCTCGACCACCAGTGATCCCAAGGAGAAGCTGCTTCTCGGTGAACGCCCGTCGCCTTCGTTTTTTATCGAGCgctacaacaaaaaaagacgCGATCATCGGTTATTTCGCAGCGCCAGCTTCAATTGCCGGAACTACTCCACCCGGCACATAACGGCGCAGCCATCCGGAGGAGTAGCGACGGGAGTATCGGGCGGAGTAGCTGGAGCGGTGGCGGTGGGGGTGGCTTGCTGCCAGGCATTGAGCACCACCGGCTTGACCAAGGACGAGAAGACTGACATGAACCTGACAAAGAAGCGCCAGATCCAGAACAAGCAGAATCGATCCATTAAGCGGCGGCATACGGTAGGCGGACCTCACGACTACTCCGCCAGCAATGGTGGCTGCTCGAATCACTCACACGGTCACGACCTGGCGGCCATAAACTACAATCACCACAATCgccatcaccagcagcagttgctgaAGCTGGGCAGCGCTACATCTGGCGGCGGAGGCAGCGGCGCAGCTGCGGCGGAGACGACGACCACCACAACGACCACTACCACGGTGCTGCGGCGCCTCGGTACGGGTCAAGCCGCCGCCGAAGCCAGTGTAGCGTTGCCCGGATCTAGTTCCGGAtccggcagcaacaacaataactcACCCCAAAGCGACGGCAGTAATGGCAACGGCGGTGGAGTAGCGGGAGTAGCCTCGGGTGCACCGCCAACTGGTGTAGGTGTcggtggcaacaacagcagcggaagcagcagcaacagcagcagcaccagcacaaCTCCCGCTGGGAACGGAGATCAGGTCCTGGAAGTGGGCATACGCATTAAGAACCTTAACCGCGGTCGCTTCTAA